The Fibrobacter sp. UWT2 sequence AAGCAAGCGTCTGTTCCGGAGCCATACGCACGCCATGTGCATACGGAACATCCTTTTCAGCCATCAGCTTGTATTCCACCAGCTTCATGCGGCTGCGGTGAGCATAGTAAGCAAGCGGGAAGTCGCGAATACAATCGAGGTAAGCTTCACGGGCCAGGGAATCCTTTCCGACCTTCATGTAGGCATCGCCCAAGAACATACGGGCGCCACTTCCGCTCCACAAGAACGGTTCCTTAGTCGCATCGATCAACGCCGGAATAGCTTCATTCCACTTTTCCTGTTTAAAGTACACAAAACCGATACGGAACTTGGCCCACTGGCGCTTGACATTATTCTTAAAACGCTTGTGCGAAAGAGTCTTGTAGCAGACAATGGCGCTATCGTACTGTTCCTTCTGTTCGTATTCAAAGCCCTTCACCCACAAGTTATTGGCATTTTCCTTACTGAACTGGTTTGCATCTTGCAAGGCGGCATCCATCTTGCGGATTTCTTTTTCGTAGCGACCTGCATTGTTACGGTACAGGCGCAAAATAGACTGCATCCACAAGGCGCGCGGTTCTACGGAATCCAGCAGGAACTTGAACTGCTTAATGGATTCGTCTTCGCGCTTCAATGTACGCAAGGTCACCGCACGCTTTTCCCACAGCATAATGCGAGTCGCCATATCCAACGAACTCGGCGGAAGCTTTTTCTGCAAGGAATCTTCCGGCGGCGGGAGCGCCGCTTCCGGCGAAAGGGAAACCAGCATGGAATCCAGAATGTTGATGGAATCCAACAGCGTCAGGCATTCATTGGCATTATCCTTGGCGCAAGCCATCTTGGCGTAGGCCACCTTTTCTTCAAGCGTTTCAGGGGCGCCACGCACCTTGCGAAGTCTGCGGATAGCGGCAAAGGCAGAATCCTTGTACACCGATGCACTGGTCAGCAACTTCAAGTACATGCGCTTTGCCTCTTTCATCTGCTTGAACTGTTCCAGGTACTGGGCGTAGCGATAGCGGAGTGCTGCGGCATCGTCAGACTTCGGGTACTTTTCCACAAAGACCCTCAAAGAGTCCGCATGGGCACGGTCGCTAAGCGTCGTGTCCGCCATGGCAGCTTCAATTCTAAGTCTAGAGGCCACCCTGTCAAAAGAAGCGTCCTGATCCAGATTCTTATACAGTCCCAGCACCACGCGCATATTCTTGTAATCGCGCAACTTGAACAAGCACTTGGCCATTCGCAAAATCACGGAGCCATCCAACTGGGCATCGCGACCGCGCAGAGAATCGTATGCAAAGTAGGCGCTATCCCATTGTTCCCTGTAAAAGAACTGAGCCGCACGGGCAAAGTCACGCACGTTCTTGGGTTGAGACTGGTCTTCGCTCAAAGCCTTCAGACGATCGTAACGCACCACCACATCCTGGAACTGCGAAGGAGGAACCTGTTCCAAAGCCTCGTATGGATTAGGGGGCGTAAACGGCATCGATGCAATCAAGCTATCCGTCGCCTGCATCGGAAGCGGCCCCGGTTGAGCAGAATCCTTCACCTGCGCAAAAACCCCTGCGCAGAACACAACCACCAATACAATTAATTTTCTCATTTCTTATTCTTGATTTTTATTTCTTGCTGCTATCAACCTGGCCCACAAAGCTCGATATTCCCAAGTCACGAATTGTCTGGGCGTACTTGTTGTGCATAAAGGTATTCACGCTGTCGGCATCATCCATCTGCAACACCGTCAGTGCGGAGTCGCGCACATCTTCGAAGTTAATCGAACGGATGATTTTCTTAGTAGACATCACGCTCCAAGGCGTCATCGAAAGTTCGTCGACACCAAGGCCCACCAGCAACAACACACTCAATGGGTCCGCACTCATTTCACCGCAAACCGCCACGGGGATACCCTCGCGGTGTGCAGCCTGAACCGTCTGGTAAATCATGCTGAGCACAGCCGGGTGATGAGGCTGGAACATATCCGTAATCAATTCGTTGGTACGGTCCACGGCAAGCGTAAATTGCACCAGGTCGTTCGTACCAATGCTAAAGAAATCCACTTCCTTGGCCAGCTTGTCCACAATCATCACAGCAGCAGGCACTTCAATCATCACGCCGATTTTCACCTTCGCGACTTTCTTGCCGGCCGCTTCCAGTTCCTTACGGCACTTGACAATGCAAGCCTTTGCACGACGGAATTCCGTCATGCTAGAAATCATAGGCAGCAAAAGACGCAAGTTTTCTTTAGTGTTGGCCAACAACAGAGCCTTGAGCTGCGTGCAGAAAATATCTTCGCGGTCCAAGCACACGCGAATGGAGCGCCACCCCATGAACGGGTTCGATTCATTCACCGCCGTAATACCACTCACCAACTTGTCGCCACCGGCATCCAAGGTACGGATGGTCACCGGGCACGGGTGCATGGTTTCAAGAATGTAGCGGTAAGCATCGCGCTGTTCATCTTGCGTCGGAGCTTCATTGCGCAAGAACAAAAATTCAGAACGGTATAGACCGATACCCGTCGCACCGAAGTCGGTCACCTTTTCCGATTCCGACGGGAGTTCAATATTGGCGTGCAAAGTAATGTACTTGCCATCGCGGGTCATCGGTTCCAGCTGGCGCATCGTGAACAATTCACGGCGTTGCCTTTCAAAGATTTCCTGACGCTTGTAGAAATCCTTGATGTCTTCCTGGTTCGGGTTGATTACAACCTGACCACTCGAGCCATCAATAATGACCGTATCGCCCACTTTGACGAGGGCTGCAAAATTTCTCAAACCAGACACCAACGGTATCTGGAGCGAACGGGCCAAGATAGCCACGTGGCTCGTGCGGCCACCGGTATCCATGGCAAGCCCCGCCACCTGGCCGGGCTTAATGGACATCAACAGACTGGGCAACAGTTCGTGGCCAACCAGCACGACACCTTCTTCGGTAGCTACATCCTCGAGCACCGGTCCGGAGTCTTCCATGGCCGCCATCAAGCG is a genomic window containing:
- a CDS encoding lytic transglycosylase domain-containing protein → MRKLIVLVVVFCAGVFAQVKDSAQPGPLPMQATDSLIASMPFTPPNPYEALEQVPPSQFQDVVVRYDRLKALSEDQSQPKNVRDFARAAQFFYREQWDSAYFAYDSLRGRDAQLDGSVILRMAKCLFKLRDYKNMRVVLGLYKNLDQDASFDRVASRLRIEAAMADTTLSDRAHADSLRVFVEKYPKSDDAAALRYRYAQYLEQFKQMKEAKRMYLKLLTSASVYKDSAFAAIRRLRKVRGAPETLEEKVAYAKMACAKDNANECLTLLDSINILDSMLVSLSPEAALPPPEDSLQKKLPPSSLDMATRIMLWEKRAVTLRTLKREDESIKQFKFLLDSVEPRALWMQSILRLYRNNAGRYEKEIRKMDAALQDANQFSKENANNLWVKGFEYEQKEQYDSAIVCYKTLSHKRFKNNVKRQWAKFRIGFVYFKQEKWNEAIPALIDATKEPFLWSGSGARMFLGDAYMKVGKDSLAREAYLDCIRDFPLAYYAHRSRMKLVEYKLMAEKDVPYAHGVRMAPEQTLAWVRASQKVGKPDTTYNPERYNRIRTLFQYGFSDQAFALYDEARKKNAKRLDFLYEYGKLFYEMGETAAGYRLARQFQNNIDRRRLMAPPIDVLHYLFPIPYMDQVKFHSGERIDPFFVYSVMRQESIFNFEIMSPAGACGLLQIMPATGKMLAEKESIPNFEPRQLFNAYMNIRLGIRYLVDLKAEYSDDYMYVLGNYNAGPKPTKRWQAAGEGKTWDIRAEDISYWETRDYVKRVMGNYWIYQEIYDGL
- the ptsP gene encoding phosphoenolpyruvate--protein phosphotransferase; the encoded protein is MTTSTKNPAKKPELTRTVLKGVPASPGFAMGCVFPVTNRKISVVEETLPESRLADEEQLFLKAVHKTTKEVSQIKEISEGRTGMKDSLIFATHLMILQDPTLINGVLDKIRKDRKNARWAVHVVLGAFIDKFEQIDSPAMRDKAADLRDVYNRLMAAMEDSGPVLEDVATEEGVVLVGHELLPSLLMSIKPGQVAGLAMDTGGRTSHVAILARSLQIPLVSGLRNFAALVKVGDTVIIDGSSGQVVINPNQEDIKDFYKRQEIFERQRRELFTMRQLEPMTRDGKYITLHANIELPSESEKVTDFGATGIGLYRSEFLFLRNEAPTQDEQRDAYRYILETMHPCPVTIRTLDAGGDKLVSGITAVNESNPFMGWRSIRVCLDREDIFCTQLKALLLANTKENLRLLLPMISSMTEFRRAKACIVKCRKELEAAGKKVAKVKIGVMIEVPAAVMIVDKLAKEVDFFSIGTNDLVQFTLAVDRTNELITDMFQPHHPAVLSMIYQTVQAAHREGIPVAVCGEMSADPLSVLLLVGLGVDELSMTPWSVMSTKKIIRSINFEDVRDSALTVLQMDDADSVNTFMHNKYAQTIRDLGISSFVGQVDSSKK